A genomic segment from Pseudomonas sp. S09G 359 encodes:
- a CDS encoding ABC transporter substrate-binding protein — protein MYSPWRLAAGLTLWALGTAWWMPASAAQLVRIGAAHFPPYTVRPEQGADTGLLPQLVEALNAVQTDYQFVLVPTSIPRRFRDFEQGRVDMAIFENPDWGWRKIPHTSVDMGLEDAEIFVAQRQPGRGQDYFTDLAGKRLAVFSGYHYAFANFNPDPKYMAEHFNATLTYSHDSNLLMVVRGRADIALVTRSYLSDFMVRNADMAGQFLVSERIDQVYHHYALLRPKAPITGEAFSALLTRLRDSGEMLKIFEPYRIDVMPVP, from the coding sequence ATGTATTCGCCTTGGCGGCTGGCTGCAGGACTTACTTTATGGGCACTGGGCACCGCGTGGTGGATGCCGGCTTCGGCTGCACAATTGGTGCGGATCGGCGCGGCACACTTCCCGCCCTACACCGTGCGCCCTGAGCAGGGCGCCGACACCGGTTTGCTGCCGCAGCTGGTAGAGGCCCTGAACGCCGTGCAAACCGACTACCAGTTTGTGCTGGTGCCCACCTCGATTCCGCGGCGGTTCCGTGATTTCGAACAGGGCCGCGTCGATATGGCCATCTTCGAGAACCCCGACTGGGGTTGGCGCAAGATTCCCCACACCAGTGTCGACATGGGCCTGGAAGACGCGGAAATTTTCGTCGCCCAGCGTCAGCCCGGTCGCGGGCAGGACTATTTCACTGACCTCGCGGGCAAACGCCTGGCGGTGTTCAGTGGTTATCACTATGCCTTTGCCAACTTCAACCCCGACCCCAAGTACATGGCCGAGCATTTCAACGCCACGTTGACCTACTCCCATGACAGCAACCTGCTGATGGTGGTGCGCGGGCGTGCGGATATCGCGCTGGTGACCCGTTCGTACTTGAGTGATTTCATGGTGCGTAATGCGGACATGGCCGGGCAGTTTCTGGTTTCGGAGCGTATCGACCAGGTTTATCACCATTACGCGCTGCTGCGGCCGAAGGCGCCGATCACTGGCGAGGCGTTTTCTGCGCT
- a CDS encoding TetR/AcrR family transcriptional regulator, with product MDEHQALQVMRTMVDAGQLTDPDSARGKLLQTAAHLFRNKGFERTTVRDLASAVGIQSGSIFHHFKSKDEILRAVMEETIHYNTAMMRAALAEATNVRERVLALIRCELQSIMGGTGEAMAVLVYEWRSLSAEAQAQVLALRDVYEAIWLQVLGEAKAAGYIKGDVFIARRFLTGALSWTTTWFRAEGSLTLEQLAEEALLMVLKPD from the coding sequence ATGGATGAGCACCAAGCCCTGCAGGTGATGCGCACCATGGTCGACGCCGGCCAATTGACCGACCCCGACAGCGCCCGGGGCAAGTTGCTGCAAACGGCGGCTCACCTGTTTCGCAACAAAGGCTTTGAACGCACCACCGTGCGCGACCTGGCCAGCGCCGTGGGCATCCAGTCCGGCAGCATCTTCCATCACTTCAAGAGCAAGGATGAGATCCTGCGGGCGGTGATGGAGGAAACCATCCACTACAACACCGCGATGATGCGCGCTGCGCTCGCCGAGGCGACGAACGTGCGCGAGCGGGTACTGGCGCTGATTCGCTGCGAGTTGCAGTCGATCATGGGCGGTACCGGCGAGGCCATGGCCGTGCTGGTGTACGAATGGCGCTCGCTGTCGGCCGAGGCCCAGGCCCAGGTGCTGGCCCTGCGCGATGTGTATGAGGCGATCTGGTTGCAGGTGCTGGGCGAGGCCAAGGCCGCCGGCTATATCAAGGGCGATGTGTTTATCGCGCGGCGCTTCCTTACCGGCGCCCTGTCCTGGACCACCACCTGGTTCCGTGCCGAGGGCAGCCTCACGCTCGAGCAATTGGCCGAAGAAGCCCTGTTGATGGTTCTGAAACCCGACTGA